Genomic DNA from Anoplopoma fimbria isolate UVic2021 breed Golden Eagle Sablefish chromosome 22, Afim_UVic_2022, whole genome shotgun sequence:
GTCTGGAAtcaaagtaaaatgttaaatgtctttaataTAAAGGCTGTGcataaaaatatagataaaaaaggaggaaaacttTAATTCAGtgttctttattaaaatgttcagccaatcacagttACAAAAGTGTCAGGAGTTTTGTGGAATGTACCATGGTGACggccatttaaaaacaatataacaaaCACGGGTGCTACATTATGCCGTGAACAACTGTGAAATCTCCCCCTAAATCCAGATGTAAAGAAAAGTGCAAACATTAGTAAACAGAACATACAAATATCAGTGAGTTCAGAGATATATACACAAAGTGCAACAAGAACAGTGTTAATATGCACAGCTTTTATGGTGAGACAATTTTGTAAACGCACACAGGCATTTTACTTTTGGTCACATTTAAAATTCAGTTAAttcaatatataattatataaataattttataATTAGCACGCTTAATAGTTAACTGTACACAAATCCGTACTTTCATGTCTTGTAAAAATTTGACCAAATGTGCCCAAATCCAACAGGAACTGACTCATTTTTAGCAGCATCATTGGCGCTTGTTGCCACAGGGAAAACACctgattagtaaaaaaaaaaagaaaaattaatttaaaataaatatataaatacatacagtattgTGAGgcttatttcattaaaaactgGCAGCCCTGTTCAGCAGGTTAGTATTACTAGTACCCCACAGCCAGTGGTTTATTGCACAAGGGCAACAGGGAACAACTCCCTCTTGGCACGGACCAGAGTGTCAACCTGTCAGTAAAGTCAGGCCTCCCGAGAAGAAATTCTGCATAGAATTGTATGGATGACATGGGAGTTCAGTTCAGCTGTGGCCCTTTTTTGATAATGTTGAAACTATTCTATGCAGGATCTAAGGTTACAGTTACTTTTTGGTCAAATTCATTCAAATGTCCCCAAGgaaaaaggtttattttgagGTGTAGTGAGTTACCCCAGCCAGCGGGGCTTCCACCACACACTACTGcaccattcatccattcatcagtAGCAGCCGTCTCTCCAGTTGCTGTCACGAAGGGCACTGAGGGTGGACAAGCTCTTTGGAGGCGTCAGTAAACTGtggaaaataattaaagaacagATTACGATATTTACCATGTACTCGTTTGACAACgcaaacaattatttatattcatcCAGTAATTAAAGGGTTTACCTTCGTGATGGTTGGCCCGCTTTGCTCCGGGGGGTGGAGCTTTGGGTGCCGACAAAGGAGGCCGGGCGGGGCAGGCTGCTGCGGGGCGTGTTTGGGGCGGAGGCAGGCGTCCCTCCTCCACCTGGAGGTTTACTCAGCATAGGGATGCCACTGCTATTCAGACACTGTAAACTGGTGGGGGTCGGCATGGAGGCTGAGCCCTTGATGGTGGGACTGACGTAGGCGGTGGCCTTCAGTGGTTGCCGTGACAATGAGGAGAAGTTCCCGACGCTCTGGACCCTGTTCTGCAGCTGGCCTGGGGAGGGGACTGGAGACGGGTGGGGATAAACGATTAAATAAGATCCTTTTGCgtgtttatttcttaataataataataataataataatctttaaaacACTTGGAATGAGAGAATCTGTATCTTACTGGAAGACTGCAGTCGAGCCAGCCCACTGGACGAATCAAAACTTAAGCTGTTACGAAGCAAAGAAGGGGAAGCGCTAGGATTGGTTGGACTGGGCACACTAGGCATGCTGGGAGCTCTGACAAGGTTAGGCATGCTCCGTCGCAGCTTATCTGACAGAGGCAGACAAACAAACGTCCGTGAATTAAGTTAAACAACGCATTAAGGCAGATTGTGATGTAAAAATAGACCCGTTTACCGTCCTAATTAAAATAAACCGTTATACTGTATTGATGTCGGTCATGCGTGTTCCTTATTACGACTCCGTGCCCTAAGACGGAGCATAAAGCTGGCCCTGATCTCCTTCACCGTAACACCGGGTTCCAGCTCCCTCAGTCCGATATACactcctaaccctaatcccATCAAACTCTCTCTCGCCCTGAAACGGAAGCACACGCCAGTCTGAAGGCTTTAAAAAGTGCTTGTACAAGAGGCTTAGACAGAGTTATTATTAAGTGGTAAGGACATCAGTGGGGGTCAGTCATTAGAGAGGAAAGACGGGAGAAAGAATATTTAAAGGTAATGAATTCATCGGTTTAAAATAGATGTGTTAAAAGTTGGATTAATGTTTGTGAGGTTAAAAGACTTTGAATTTATTGAAAAACGTCGACTTACTCTCATATTCGGCTGGATGCCGTGATGAAGTTGCCCCGATTACAATACGCCACAcgcaaaaaatacacacacatgaatgtttCACgtacaaaaacatataaacaaaagaaataacTGATTAGTTCTATTGAAAGCCATCAGAGCTGTATATTGCAAAGTCAGCGTGTTTCTACTTCACtttcaacacaaaaaatgaaagtgagaCTCAGAAGACTCATTTCTGCTATTGTTTATTCTCGTCTGTCTCCTGCAAGTCCCTTAACTTCATGGAAATGCGATACTAAAATACCTGAGTGTTTTAATTGAGTTCATGGGTTGCAATAGTCTCTTTTTAGCTCGATTTtgttctcctccatcttctaAAAGGAGAAATATCTGCCTCTTCCGCTGCCAAATGCTACATTAGATAGTCGCTTTTGGTGCAGGGCAGGTAGCGTACAGAAGGTATGACAGATCTTTTCTCACCTGATCCTGGTCTGAAGCCAAGCTGCTCGACTGCGCAGAGGCTGCCCAGTCCCAGTCCCTGGTGCTGGGACTGGAGCTGAGGTTGAAAGGCGAACCCAGCGCAAGGGTATGGCGGAGTTGAGGGGGTGGAAGGTGGGGTGGACAGGGAACTGGTGCTTCTTCGCCAGTCTCGGATGCTGGAGAAGGTGTGGGAGTGCGGCAGGCGGGTGAGGCGCGGCTGCGGCGGGGGCAGGAGGCCGTAGTCTTCGtcgtcctcctcgtcttcctcgtcCAGGTCGGGGCCGGCGCTGAGCTGGCTGAGCTGGCTGAGCTGGAAGCTGAAGCTCTGGCTGCGGCGGTTGGCTAGGATGGAGGACGTGCTGGCGTAGTCCTGTCTTAGACCTGGGGAGCGAGACATGAGGACCAGcgtgcaaaacacacacacacacacacacaaacacacacacaccatcatcaCCTTCTGGGGTTAATGAAGCTGAAGTAGCGATGAGCTCTGAGATCTGGTGCCATATGTTAAATTATTAGAATGGAGGGAGGAgtagagaaagatggagagcaGAAGAAATCAATTGGTGCACAAAGAGACAActacaaaacacataaaacatgaacTCCATCATCCTATTGAAGTTCTCAAATTATTTAAAGTAGATTTAGCAGGTTTATGTTTAAGATAAACTCAGTTTTTTTATGCAATGTCTCTGCAACCCCCTAGTTTGGATACAACTGAAATAAGAGACCAATACATCCAGCATGCAGAGGGACAAAAAGCTCTGCAATTTGGTTTGTAATTACACACCATTTATCAGAGCAGGATCTGTTCTGGAGACAGAAATACTGTCATTATGCAGAGCCAAACCAGTGCACTGCTTCGTGTTGTGTGTTCTTAGAAGTGAAGCAGAGTCAATGACTTACTCTCCTCCTGCAGTCGGGCCATAACCTGGACGTCTGTGAGGTCTTGCAGTTTGTATCCCAGAGTGATGGAGTCGTCGTCGTCCAGCACTGAAGCACCGAGGTCGCTGTCCATGGATGACTGGGGACTGAGGGCGGAGTGCCGGAGGATGCGgccttcaaaacaaaaatgtaagaaatcaGTTTGACTGGTGATACTTCTCCTCCACAGAGTTAAACAAATGAGACCGTCACTGCAGCTCAACAACGCTCATTATTAAGAAAAGCCCTCTGAGAATTAGAGTCTAATAAGCACCTGTGAGGCAGAAATACTATCAGAGAGGTTATACCAACATCTCCCCAGTTAATGATATTCCTTATATCTGCAAATTCTGACTGCTCTCTAAAATAATCCTTCCCATCATTCGTATTATTCTTCTTCTTACATTTTGCTCTTGTGTGTTGAAGTATTGTACACCCTTTATGAGCCTTTTTTTAGGTCATCTTTTACCCAAATTTGACACGTTTTCTCATATATTTGTGATGTTAGTTCTCTGGAACTACTGAAACCGTCCCTACAGTATTAACtgcttacaaaaataaaacaaattcactTACATTGTATtggatgtgttttaaaaaatactttcgACTTTCGTTTGGTGGAATTTGTATTTCTAAAACCCTGGCTATGGCCTGAATAACATAATATTTGACTGGTAACACATAAATGGGGCACATAGATGAATGCAGGTTTGTTTTTGGAACAACACacaagatatataaaaaaagaaagcaacatTTAATGCTGTCATGGAATCAAGCCTCGAGCTAAAAGACCACCAGTGAGCCCCTGTGGCAGTCACTACACAAGACATCCAACAGATCTCCAATATGGCCTCGGTCGTTCCCTGCAGCTTTACCCTCTGCAGTGTTTGGAAAAGTATCTTTTTCCATCACGAATAATGCACAAAAGGCTGTGGCACGGTTTTATTTCTGCGACTGAAACGTAGCTTGAAGCTGCGGTGGAAATATATTCTCTGACTCCCACGACTTCCGTAAGAACACAGTAGAAAGAATATGTAAAAAGCTTGTGGCTGACCCAGTTGAATACTGAGCGTGTTTCACCTGCACATTAATATTCTGATTACTATAAACGCATAGAGTATTCACTTTGATGTTCAGCGGGTGTTTGAGAAGTGTGAGCATTGGAAGAAGCAGCAGTGAGGCTTACTGCGGTTGGCGGGGAGGAACGTGGGAGTCCTCTCAGATAACGGGGAGAGATCCTTCCCTACAGGACTCAGCGTCCGATGGAGGACCGGGTGGAGcggggaggagagggatggagctAAAGGGAGGGAggataaaaagagaaatttgATTTGTCAAAGCTGCTAAGGAGGTAAAAGGATTTGAGTCAAAGTCCTGAGTTACCATGTCGTTCAGATGACTGCGGAGTGGAGCAGGGTTTGGATGAAGGGGAGGAACTCATGGGTGACACTCCGGCCACTCGACTCAAAGGAGGGCcgggggaggaggtgggagagGGGCTGGACAGGGAGCTACGCCACCTGGAGACTGAGGAAGGAGGGGGTGGGTAagcaggaggggaaaaaagcagaagGGATATGTATTTATACCAAAGAAAACCATTATCTTAAAAACATCAGTG
This window encodes:
- the LOC129111806 gene encoding SLAIN motif-containing protein 1-like isoform X3 produces the protein MEAAVLSHAIMTEVDCNSNTVNAELEVKKLQELVRKLERQNEQLRTRASSCSGGPHGTSPTPACMLGTTGGYCLPSPLPTLMCQASLEDPFEYFHRAAAEEEEEEEEDGSEPSVLDELELLDFDALCCSDQSDETWLYVPSKARVSRDDTVTSLQWCRQVLDSPKSEVEAARRSLSLRLEQVGERESRCHGNRLHERNAPFSFVAFRRLIFTTTGSISRWRSSLSSPSPTSSPGPPLSRVAGVSPMSSSPSSKPCSTPQSSERHAPSLSSPLHPVLHRTLSPVGKDLSPLSERTPTFLPANRSRILRHSALSPQSSMDSDLGASVLDDDDSITLGYKLQDLTDVQVMARLQEESLRQDYASTSSILANRRSQSFSFQLSQLSQLSAGPDLDEEDEEDDEDYGLLPPPQPRLTRLPHSHTFSSIRDWRRSTSSLSTPPSTPSTPPYPCAGFAFQPQLQSQHQGLGLGSLCAVEQLGFRPGSDKLRRSMPNLVRAPSMPSVPSPTNPSASPSLLRNSLSFDSSSGLARLQSSIPSPGQLQNRVQSVGNFSSLSRQPLKATAYVSPTIKGSASMPTPTSLQCLNSSGIPMLSKPPGGGGTPASAPNTPRSSLPRPASFVGTQSSTPRSKAGQPSRSLLTPPKSLSTLSALRDSNWRDGCY
- the LOC129111806 gene encoding SLAIN motif-containing protein 1-like isoform X1, with product MEAAVLSHAIMTEVDCNSNTVNAELEVKKLQELVRKLERQNEQLRTRASSCSGGPHGTSPTPACMLGTTGGYCLPSPLPTLMCQASLEDPFEYFHRAAAEEEEEEEEDGSEPSVLDELELLDFDALCCSDQSDETWLYVPSKARVSRDDTVTSLQWCRQVLDSPKSEVEAARRSLSLRLEQVGERESRCHGNRLHERNAPFSFVAFRRLIFTTTGSISRWRSSLSSPSPTSSPGPPLSRVAGVSPMSSSPSSKPCSTPQSSERHAPSLSSPLHPVLHRTLSPVGKDLSPLSERTPTFLPANRSRILRHSALSPQSSMDSDLGASVLDDDDSITLGYKLQDLTDVQVMARLQEESLRQDYASTSSILANRRSQSFSFQLSQLSQLSAGPDLDEEDEEDDEDYGLLPPPQPRLTRLPHSHTFSSIRDWRRSTSSLSTPPSTPSTPPYPCAGFAFQPQLQSQHQGLGLGSLCAVEQLGFRPGSAEYENKLRRSMPNLVRAPSMPSVPSPTNPSASPSLLRNSLSFDSSSGLARLQSSIPSPGQLQNRVQSVGNFSSLSRQPLKATAYVSPTIKGSASMPTPTSLQCLNSSGIPMLSKPPGGGGTPASAPNTPRSSLPRPASFVGTQSSTPRSKAGQPSRSLLTPPKSLSTLSALRDSNWRDGCY
- the LOC129111806 gene encoding SLAIN motif-containing protein 1-like isoform X4; translated protein: MEAAVLSHAIMTEVDCNSNTVNAELEVKKLQELVRKLERQNEQLRTRASSCSGGPHGTSPTPACMLGTTGGYCLPSPLPTLMCQASLEDPFEYFHRAAAEEEEEEEEDGSEPSVLDELELLDFDALCCSDQSDETWLYVPSKARVSRDDTVTSLQWCRQVLDSPKSEVEAARRSLSLRLEQVSRWRSSLSSPSPTSSPGPPLSRVAGVSPMSSSPSSKPCSTPQSSERHAPSLSSPLHPVLHRTLSPVGKDLSPLSERTPTFLPANRSRILRHSALSPQSSMDSDLGASVLDDDDSITLGYKLQDLTDVQVMARLQEESLRQDYASTSSILANRRSQSFSFQLSQLSQLSAGPDLDEEDEEDDEDYGLLPPPQPRLTRLPHSHTFSSIRDWRRSTSSLSTPPSTPSTPPYPCAGFAFQPQLQSQHQGLGLGSLCAVEQLGFRPGSAEYENKLRRSMPNLVRAPSMPSVPSPTNPSASPSLLRNSLSFDSSSGLARLQSSIPSPGQLQNRVQSVGNFSSLSRQPLKATAYVSPTIKGSASMPTPTSLQCLNSSGIPMLSKPPGGGGTPASAPNTPRSSLPRPASFVGTQSSTPRSKAGQPSRSLLTPPKSLSTLSALRDSNWRDGCY
- the LOC129111806 gene encoding SLAIN motif-containing protein 1-like isoform X2, which gives rise to MEAAVLSHAIMTEVDCNSNTVNAELEVKKLQELVRKLERQNEQLRTRASSCSGGPHGTSPTPACMLGTTGGYCLPSPLPTLMCQASLEDPFEYFHRAAAEEEEEEEEDGSEPSVLDELELLDFDALCCSDQSDETWLYVPSKARVSRDDTVTSLQWCRQVLDSPKSEVEAARRSLSLRLEQVGERESRCHGNRLHERNAPFSFVAFRRLIFTTTVSRWRSSLSSPSPTSSPGPPLSRVAGVSPMSSSPSSKPCSTPQSSERHAPSLSSPLHPVLHRTLSPVGKDLSPLSERTPTFLPANRSRILRHSALSPQSSMDSDLGASVLDDDDSITLGYKLQDLTDVQVMARLQEESLRQDYASTSSILANRRSQSFSFQLSQLSQLSAGPDLDEEDEEDDEDYGLLPPPQPRLTRLPHSHTFSSIRDWRRSTSSLSTPPSTPSTPPYPCAGFAFQPQLQSQHQGLGLGSLCAVEQLGFRPGSAEYENKLRRSMPNLVRAPSMPSVPSPTNPSASPSLLRNSLSFDSSSGLARLQSSIPSPGQLQNRVQSVGNFSSLSRQPLKATAYVSPTIKGSASMPTPTSLQCLNSSGIPMLSKPPGGGGTPASAPNTPRSSLPRPASFVGTQSSTPRSKAGQPSRSLLTPPKSLSTLSALRDSNWRDGCY